Proteins encoded by one window of Halorubrum ruber:
- a CDS encoding DUF7532 family protein produces MHFDPRVQRALREAGLDADAVADASDRVAELVARDADRLRAFFDADAPYYSDMEMAHSASETQEHATADVDLFTHGSDLRGYLSLDGWGVPVEGGRILREDDGGDPVVVELSLGDTVNDRVRFAHEREDL; encoded by the coding sequence ATGCACTTCGATCCACGGGTCCAGCGCGCCCTCCGAGAGGCCGGGCTGGACGCGGACGCCGTCGCCGACGCCTCGGACCGCGTCGCCGAGCTCGTCGCCCGCGACGCCGACCGGCTCCGAGCGTTCTTCGACGCGGACGCACCCTACTACTCCGACATGGAGATGGCGCACAGCGCGTCGGAGACGCAGGAACACGCGACCGCCGACGTCGACCTGTTCACCCACGGGAGCGACCTCCGCGGCTACCTCTCGCTCGACGGGTGGGGCGTCCCGGTCGAGGGCGGACGGATCCTCCGCGAGGACGACGGCGGCGACCCGGTCGTCGTCGAGCTCTCGCTCGGCGACACGGTGAACGACCGGGTCCGGTTCGCACACGAGCGCGAGGACCTCTGA
- a CDS encoding 50S ribosomal protein L16, whose product MSDKPASMYRTIDKPSYTRREYITGIPGSKIAQHNMGDLSAEPDDYPVQISLRVEEELQVRHGSLESARLSANRHLIKELGEGNYKMTLRKFPHQVIRENKQATGAGADRVSDGMRQAFGKPVGTAARLDKNDVVFTAYCDVEQASVVKEAFRRAYNKLSPPCRITVDRGEKMLVS is encoded by the coding sequence ATGTCTGACAAACCCGCCTCTATGTATCGGACGATCGACAAGCCGTCGTACACCCGCCGCGAGTACATCACGGGCATCCCCGGCTCGAAGATCGCTCAGCACAACATGGGCGACCTCTCCGCGGAGCCGGACGACTACCCCGTCCAGATCAGCCTCCGCGTCGAGGAAGAGCTCCAGGTCCGACACGGCTCCTTAGAGAGCGCGCGCCTCTCGGCGAACCGCCACCTGATCAAGGAGCTCGGCGAGGGCAACTACAAGATGACCCTCCGCAAGTTCCCGCATCAGGTCATCCGAGAGAACAAGCAGGCGACCGGCGCCGGCGCGGACCGCGTCTCCGACGGGATGCGCCAGGCGTTCGGCAAGCCGGTCGGCACCGCCGCGCGGCTCGACAAGAACGACGTCGTCTTCACCGCGTACTGCGACGTCGAGCAGGCGTCCGTCGTGAAGGAAGCGTTCCGCCGCGCGTACAACAAGCTCTCGCCGCCATGCCGGATCACGGTCGACCGCGGCGAGAAGATGCTCGTCTCGTAA
- a CDS encoding 2Fe-2S iron-sulfur cluster-binding protein, with protein MPTVSYKGEEIECEKGANLRDVLKEAGLSVYNGKMEQLNCRGAGSCGSCAVQVDGEVSEPSKKERARLWFPPHHPSHDVRLACQTKVEGDVEVTKGRGLFGQHI; from the coding sequence ATGCCTACCGTATCCTACAAGGGCGAGGAAATCGAGTGCGAGAAGGGCGCCAACCTGCGCGACGTGCTCAAGGAGGCCGGTCTCTCCGTCTACAACGGCAAGATGGAGCAGCTCAACTGCCGCGGCGCCGGATCGTGCGGCTCCTGTGCGGTCCAGGTCGACGGCGAGGTCAGTGAGCCGAGCAAGAAGGAGCGCGCCCGCCTCTGGTTCCCGCCCCACCACCCGAGCCACGACGTCCGCCTCGCGTGTCAGACGAAAGTCGAGGGAGACGTCGAGGTGACGAAGGGCCGCGGGCTCTTCGGCCAACACATCTGA
- a CDS encoding DUF7093 family protein, protein MGLRCLLGHDFGEPELQREREEEGDEVVTTVKEVKTCARCGETQIVSENTEVTTMEQLADEVAANAAGGSDAGAAATPEGGSGPAPTEGSTPGTASGADGADDAATGTGGLTLDEEPEAGSDDAVILDDDADDAGDEAPETAAGASPEGSDAPASASERSDAAGAPDASGGPDPADEDAELLDAGEESASASSASAASSSTDAASESESSDETDAESDDGVILDEGGEDADDRERGAWPEVDEDEADGDGSAAWPDHGGEDEGFSAEVGEGGDAGVEFGGGLTPEAADRQEEEDGGETEYVEAPDDTESVAFDAGDEGETGITRGESPELETIGDDGPTEYYCPECGMVRAADGSSMRAGDICPECKRGYVDERPQ, encoded by the coding sequence ATGGGACTCAGGTGTCTGCTCGGACACGACTTCGGCGAACCCGAACTCCAGCGAGAGCGCGAGGAGGAGGGCGACGAGGTCGTCACGACCGTCAAGGAGGTGAAGACCTGCGCTCGCTGCGGCGAGACGCAGATCGTCAGCGAAAACACCGAGGTGACGACGATGGAGCAGCTCGCGGACGAGGTCGCCGCGAACGCGGCCGGCGGGAGCGACGCGGGCGCGGCCGCAACGCCGGAAGGCGGCAGCGGGCCGGCCCCCACCGAAGGCTCGACGCCGGGGACGGCGTCGGGGGCCGACGGCGCGGACGACGCCGCGACCGGCACGGGAGGGCTGACGCTCGACGAGGAGCCCGAAGCCGGGAGCGACGACGCGGTGATCCTCGATGACGACGCCGACGACGCGGGCGACGAGGCCCCCGAAACGGCCGCGGGAGCGTCCCCGGAAGGGAGCGACGCACCGGCGAGCGCGTCGGAGCGCTCCGACGCCGCGGGGGCGCCTGACGCTTCGGGCGGTCCGGACCCGGCGGACGAGGACGCGGAGCTGTTGGACGCGGGCGAGGAGTCGGCGTCGGCCTCGTCCGCCTCCGCCGCGTCGTCCTCAACGGACGCCGCATCGGAATCTGAGTCGAGCGACGAGACAGACGCGGAGAGCGACGACGGCGTGATACTCGACGAGGGCGGAGAGGACGCCGACGACAGGGAGCGCGGCGCGTGGCCCGAGGTCGACGAGGACGAAGCCGACGGCGATGGGTCGGCCGCCTGGCCCGACCACGGCGGCGAGGACGAGGGGTTCAGCGCGGAGGTCGGCGAGGGCGGCGACGCTGGCGTCGAGTTCGGCGGCGGGCTCACCCCGGAGGCCGCGGACCGGCAGGAGGAGGAAGACGGGGGAGAGACGGAGTACGTCGAGGCCCCCGACGACACGGAGAGCGTCGCGTTCGACGCCGGCGACGAGGGCGAGACGGGCATCACCCGCGGCGAGAGCCCCGAGCTGGAGACGATAGGCGACGACGGGCCGACGGAGTACTACTGTCCCGAGTGCGGGATGGTCCGGGCCGCGGACGGGAGCTCGATGCGCGCGGGCGACATCTGTCCGGAGTGCAAGCGCGGGTACGTCGACGAGCGGCCGCAGTAG
- a CDS encoding universal stress protein has product MSIETVVLAVGSEDEKRTERLAEEIIALAGPSDAEVVLTHVFGEEEFDETRAKLGFDPDSENATPDEVAERHRTTRDLSKALSAAGVRHSVRGAVGDLADEVVETAEGLQADRVVVGGRRRSPTGKAVFGSAAQEVMLSSPCPVTFVRETAS; this is encoded by the coding sequence ATGAGCATCGAAACAGTTGTGTTAGCGGTCGGCAGCGAAGACGAAAAACGGACCGAGCGGCTCGCGGAGGAGATCATCGCGCTCGCTGGGCCGTCGGACGCCGAGGTCGTGTTGACCCACGTGTTCGGCGAGGAGGAGTTTGACGAGACCCGCGCGAAGTTAGGCTTCGACCCGGACAGCGAGAACGCGACGCCCGACGAGGTCGCGGAGCGACACCGGACCACCCGAGACCTCTCGAAGGCGCTGTCGGCGGCCGGCGTGCGGCACTCCGTCCGCGGCGCGGTCGGCGACCTCGCGGACGAGGTCGTCGAGACCGCCGAGGGACTTCAGGCCGACCGCGTCGTCGTCGGCGGCCGGCGGCGCTCGCCGACCGGGAAGGCTGTCTTCGGCAGCGCGGCGCAGGAGGTCATGCTCTCGTCGCCGTGTCCGGTAACGTTCGTCCGCGAGACCGCCTCGTAA
- a CDS encoding beta-class carbonic anhydrase, with amino-acid sequence MASHDDHDAHDTHHETLDAAVDARDDWARRRRKGIPTDENLLVVACMDERIPIEEALGIDLGDAQVFRNAGGNVTDDVIRSAALTTNFFDTDEIVVINHTDCGMMSAPDEAVREGLEAQTGDLDNADLDPSLPELNIGDADLLDWVKMTDDIDAACAAQVEYLRESEFIPDDTTVSGYVYEVESGELRRPDERIAEEISERRA; translated from the coding sequence ATGGCATCTCACGACGACCACGACGCCCACGACACGCACCACGAGACGCTCGACGCCGCGGTCGACGCGCGCGACGACTGGGCGCGCCGCCGCCGCAAGGGGATCCCGACCGACGAGAACCTCCTCGTCGTCGCCTGTATGGACGAGCGAATCCCGATTGAGGAGGCGCTCGGCATCGACCTCGGCGACGCGCAGGTGTTCCGCAACGCGGGCGGCAATGTGACCGACGACGTGATCCGGTCGGCCGCGCTCACGACGAACTTCTTCGACACCGACGAGATCGTCGTGATCAACCACACCGACTGCGGCATGATGAGCGCGCCCGACGAGGCGGTCCGCGAGGGGCTCGAAGCGCAGACCGGTGACCTCGACAACGCCGACCTCGACCCCTCGCTCCCCGAGCTGAACATCGGCGACGCCGACCTGCTCGACTGGGTGAAAATGACCGACGACATCGACGCGGCCTGCGCGGCGCAGGTCGAGTACCTCCGTGAATCGGAGTTCATCCCGGACGACACGACCGTCTCCGGCTACGTCTACGAGGTCGAGTCCGGCGAGCTCCGCCGCCCCGACGAGCGCATCGCCGAGGAGATCAGCGAGCGCCGCGCCTGA
- a CDS encoding PrsW family intramembrane metalloprotease, with the protein MPSDEDPIASRADDDRDLYDVATWEERTSLDGLSVALHWFITRSAKALVVFVAFVGLLAIVGSFGLGLVFDPAIAILLGLSAVPALGLAAYVYVSDVTTAEPLSLLVATFLLSILTATFAAVLNSVLQPYFRPFGFLGLVVFFFVVVGPIEESVKLLAVRLYAYTDARFDAVIDGAVYGAIAGLGFVVIENFVYIAQNVDMAELTVGIAALGAGDGIAALRALAGPGHVVYSAFAGYYLGLAKFNPGNRGPIIVKGLVLAAAIHALYNTLVGPVTGVASQLLGLPQVVALFGFVVVFQGAFGYVLLRKIWRYRDAYLDTRDEVGEDVEPELDEFEQ; encoded by the coding sequence ATGCCATCCGACGAGGACCCGATCGCGTCCCGGGCCGACGACGACCGCGACCTCTACGACGTCGCGACCTGGGAGGAACGGACCTCCCTCGACGGGCTGTCGGTCGCGTTACACTGGTTCATTACTCGCTCGGCGAAGGCGCTGGTCGTCTTCGTCGCCTTCGTCGGACTCCTCGCGATCGTCGGCTCGTTCGGGCTGGGGCTCGTCTTCGACCCGGCCATCGCGATCCTCCTCGGGCTCTCCGCCGTCCCCGCGCTCGGCCTCGCCGCCTACGTGTACGTCTCGGACGTCACGACCGCCGAGCCGCTGTCGCTCCTCGTGGCGACGTTCCTGCTTTCGATCCTCACCGCGACGTTCGCGGCGGTCCTGAACAGCGTGCTCCAGCCGTACTTCCGGCCGTTCGGCTTCCTCGGGCTCGTCGTGTTCTTCTTCGTCGTCGTCGGCCCGATAGAGGAGTCGGTGAAGCTGCTCGCGGTGCGGCTGTACGCGTACACCGACGCCCGGTTCGACGCCGTCATCGACGGCGCCGTCTACGGCGCCATCGCGGGGCTCGGATTCGTCGTCATCGAGAACTTCGTGTACATCGCCCAGAACGTCGACATGGCGGAGCTGACGGTCGGGATCGCGGCGCTCGGCGCCGGCGACGGCATCGCCGCGCTCCGGGCGCTCGCGGGCCCCGGCCACGTCGTCTACTCGGCGTTCGCGGGCTACTACCTCGGGCTCGCGAAGTTCAACCCCGGGAACCGCGGCCCCATCATCGTCAAGGGGCTCGTCCTCGCGGCGGCGATCCACGCGCTGTACAACACGCTCGTCGGCCCGGTGACGGGCGTCGCCTCGCAGCTGCTCGGCCTCCCGCAGGTCGTCGCGCTGTTCGGCTTCGTCGTGGTCTTCCAGGGCGCGTTCGGGTACGTCCTCCTCCGGAAGATCTGGCGGTACCGCGACGCGTACCTCGACACGCGCGACGAGGTGGGCGAGGACGTCGAACCGGAGCTCGACGAGTTCGAACAGTAA
- a CDS encoding cold-shock protein gives MATGKVDFFNDTGGYGFIETDDADDDVFFHMEDVGGPDLEEGQELEFDIESSEKGPRATNVVRQ, from the coding sequence ATGGCGACCGGAAAGGTTGATTTCTTCAACGACACTGGCGGCTACGGATTTATTGAGACTGACGACGCGGACGACGACGTGTTCTTCCACATGGAAGACGTCGGCGGCCCGGACCTCGAAGAGGGCCAGGAGCTCGAGTTCGACATCGAGTCCTCCGAGAAGGGCCCCCGCGCGACCAACGTCGTTCGGCAGTAA
- a CDS encoding winged helix-turn-helix domain-containing protein, whose product MADSESEPWRETMSGRERVRHVAELLDGPTPVQEIADRADVSRATADDELRRLESDDWVTETTVDGTKAYDLNPVRMLFDEVTDLIDAHSREELERRLTGLKEDQEELAAEYDAGSLDELRDRLADEEFSAAELRERRNVIATWEAINTELGLVKHALRLYDDVLELSSPRTDSPSTFA is encoded by the coding sequence ATGGCCGACTCGGAGTCCGAACCGTGGAGAGAGACCATGAGCGGGCGTGAGCGCGTCCGGCACGTCGCGGAGCTGCTGGACGGGCCGACGCCGGTACAGGAAATCGCAGACCGGGCGGACGTCTCGCGCGCGACGGCCGACGATGAACTTCGTCGACTGGAGAGCGACGACTGGGTTACTGAGACGACCGTCGACGGGACGAAAGCCTACGACCTGAATCCCGTGCGGATGCTCTTCGACGAGGTGACGGACCTGATTGACGCCCACTCGCGTGAGGAACTGGAGCGTCGACTCACGGGGCTGAAGGAGGACCAGGAAGAGCTGGCGGCGGAGTACGACGCCGGTTCGCTCGACGAGCTCCGGGACCGCCTCGCTGACGAGGAGTTCTCGGCCGCGGAACTCCGCGAGCGTCGCAACGTGATCGCCACGTGGGAGGCGATCAACACGGAACTCGGGCTCGTGAAGCACGCCCTCCGGCTGTACGATGACGTCCTCGAACTCTCCTCGCCGCGGACTGACTCTCCCTCGACGTTCGCCTAA
- a CDS encoding zinc ribbon domain-containing protein: MLDVGTAYLVATGALLLVALGVGARALIAIFREGRERSRKRREGEIERYTEDPVYDRDPADPETDGATPSTCPQCGAENAAEFVYCRECAAPLGPN; the protein is encoded by the coding sequence ATGCTCGATGTCGGTACGGCCTACCTCGTCGCGACCGGCGCGCTGCTGCTCGTCGCGCTGGGAGTCGGGGCTCGGGCCCTCATCGCGATCTTCCGCGAGGGCCGCGAGCGGAGCCGCAAGCGGCGCGAGGGCGAGATCGAGCGGTACACCGAGGATCCCGTCTACGACCGCGACCCGGCGGACCCGGAGACCGACGGAGCGACGCCCTCGACGTGTCCGCAGTGCGGCGCCGAAAACGCGGCCGAATTCGTTTACTGTCGCGAGTGTGCGGCGCCGTTAGGGCCGAATTAG
- a CDS encoding DUF5611 family protein has product MKEYKMRRGEHLDDRMPDLKGSIEEYFGEVTGTEEWQGHELYVVADPENPVFDRIVAGAAEYGSKKDKLAVHFEERPAEDVIAEGNADAAADAVDAKNEFLLEATGRDAKSRRDSLKREVEDDAPDY; this is encoded by the coding sequence ATGAAAGAGTACAAGATGCGCCGCGGCGAGCATCTGGACGACCGCATGCCGGACCTGAAGGGTTCCATCGAGGAGTACTTCGGCGAGGTCACGGGCACCGAGGAGTGGCAGGGCCACGAACTGTACGTCGTCGCGGACCCCGAGAACCCGGTGTTCGACCGGATCGTCGCGGGCGCCGCCGAGTACGGGAGCAAGAAGGACAAGCTGGCGGTCCACTTCGAGGAGCGCCCCGCCGAGGACGTCATCGCCGAAGGCAACGCCGACGCCGCCGCTGACGCCGTCGACGCGAAAAACGAGTTCCTCTTAGAAGCGACCGGCCGCGACGCGAAGTCCCGACGCGACTCGTTGAAGCGCGAAGTCGAGGACGACGCGCCCGACTACTGA
- a CDS encoding ROK family protein — protein sequence MYYVGVDLGATNVRAVVGDETAAVLGSASRGTPRGPNGIAVTEAVLEVVRGACTDAGIAPSEAVAAGIGSIGPLDLAEGVVQGPANLPDTVERIPLVGPVGRLLDTDEVYLHNDTIAGVIGERFHSERNPDDMVYLTISSGIGAGVAVDGNVLSGWDGNAGEVGHMTVDPHGFMTCGCGLDGHWEGYCSGNNIPKYARELYEEDPIETSLPIEDPDFSAVDVFEAAGEDTFADHVIDQVAHWNAMGIANVIHAYAPLVVSVGGAVALNNPDRILDPIREKLPEMVFINVPEVRLTDLGDDVVVKGALASALTGGTGDRSRVEKAP from the coding sequence ATGTACTACGTGGGCGTCGATCTCGGGGCGACGAACGTCCGGGCGGTCGTCGGCGACGAGACCGCGGCGGTCCTCGGCTCCGCGTCGCGAGGCACCCCGCGGGGACCGAACGGCATCGCCGTCACGGAGGCCGTCCTGGAAGTGGTTCGTGGGGCCTGTACCGACGCGGGAATCGCGCCGAGCGAGGCGGTCGCGGCCGGGATCGGCTCGATCGGCCCGCTCGACCTCGCGGAGGGAGTGGTCCAGGGGCCAGCGAACCTCCCGGACACCGTCGAGCGCATCCCGCTCGTCGGGCCGGTCGGGCGACTGCTCGACACCGACGAGGTGTACCTCCACAACGACACGATCGCGGGCGTCATCGGCGAGCGGTTCCACTCCGAACGCAACCCCGACGACATGGTGTACCTCACCATCTCCTCGGGGATCGGCGCGGGCGTCGCCGTCGACGGCAACGTGCTCTCGGGGTGGGACGGCAACGCCGGCGAGGTCGGCCACATGACCGTCGACCCGCACGGGTTCATGACCTGCGGCTGCGGGCTCGACGGCCACTGGGAGGGGTACTGCTCCGGCAACAACATCCCGAAGTACGCCCGCGAGCTGTACGAGGAGGACCCGATCGAGACGAGCCTCCCGATCGAGGACCCCGACTTCTCCGCGGTCGACGTGTTCGAGGCCGCGGGCGAGGACACTTTCGCCGACCACGTGATCGATCAGGTCGCCCACTGGAACGCCATGGGGATCGCTAACGTCATTCACGCGTACGCGCCGCTCGTCGTGAGCGTCGGCGGCGCGGTCGCGCTCAACAACCCCGACCGGATACTCGATCCCATCCGCGAGAAGCTCCCGGAGATGGTGTTCATCAACGTCCCGGAGGTGCGGCTCACCGACCTCGGCGACGACGTCGTGGTGAAAGGCGCCCTCGCGAGCGCGCTGACTGGCGGCACCGGCGACCGCTCGCGGGTCGAAAAGGCGCCCTGA
- a CDS encoding DEAD/DEAH box helicase, protein MSQQLAEVETLFLHEARSDYTVVANRDGKRVLRGRLELKETSAGPRPGKFRVIRDGEDHPRQPDEFVDLARAAGRIRISEQTSPENRARLKEMLDGYQLEATAVRTCRRCASDGRYGPITSEDAIEHNDELICRDCARRELERELSYKGEFTGAAEERLEELLYESGDLDRIVSLLQGGLDPDLTKYDEVSANVDDVSPVRTEDLDLHPDLSSHLQGRFEELLPVQSLSVRNGLLDGDDQLVVSATATGKTLVGELTGIDRALKGDGKLLFLVPLVALANQKHEDFEDRYGDLLDVSIRVGSSRVNDDGNRFDPGADVIVGTYEGIDHALRTGKDLGDVGTVVIDEVHTLKEGERGHRLDGLISRLKYYSENRMETHSGYDGTQFVYLSATVGNPEWLAEKLRATLIEYEERPVPIERHVTFADSREKAQIADKLVKREFDTKSSKGYRGQTIIFTNSRRRCHEISRKLRYDSAPYHAGLDYGRRKKVERMFGNQDLSAVVTTAALAAGVDFPASQVIFDSLAMGIEWLSVQEFSQMLGRAGRPDYHDRGRVYLLVEPDGVYHGSMDRTEDEVAFTLLKGEMEDVATHYDETAAAEETLANVVVAGKKAKRLNDRMIGEVPTKHALGKLLEWNFIDGFEPTPLGRGVTRHFLAPDEAFFILDSVRKGTDPYDIVADLELRDDEE, encoded by the coding sequence GTGTCACAGCAGTTGGCCGAGGTCGAGACGCTGTTCCTCCACGAGGCGCGGAGCGACTACACCGTCGTCGCGAACCGCGACGGCAAGCGCGTGCTCCGCGGGCGGCTCGAACTCAAGGAGACCTCCGCGGGCCCGCGCCCGGGGAAGTTCCGCGTGATCCGCGACGGCGAGGACCACCCCCGCCAGCCGGACGAGTTCGTCGACCTCGCGCGCGCGGCCGGCCGGATCCGCATCTCCGAGCAGACCTCCCCCGAGAACCGAGCGCGGCTGAAGGAGATGCTCGACGGCTACCAGCTGGAGGCGACGGCGGTCCGGACCTGCCGTCGCTGCGCGAGCGACGGGCGATACGGCCCGATCACGAGCGAGGACGCGATCGAACACAACGACGAGCTGATCTGCCGGGACTGCGCCCGCCGGGAGCTAGAGCGGGAGCTGTCGTACAAAGGCGAGTTCACGGGCGCGGCCGAGGAGCGCTTGGAGGAGCTGCTGTACGAGTCGGGCGACTTAGACCGGATCGTGAGCCTTCTCCAAGGCGGGCTCGACCCCGATCTCACGAAGTACGACGAGGTGTCCGCGAACGTCGACGACGTCTCGCCCGTCCGGACCGAGGACCTCGACCTCCACCCGGACCTCTCTTCGCACCTCCAGGGACGGTTCGAGGAGCTGCTCCCGGTCCAGAGCCTCTCCGTGCGGAACGGCCTGCTCGACGGCGACGACCAACTGGTCGTGAGCGCGACCGCGACGGGGAAGACGCTCGTCGGCGAGCTGACCGGGATCGACCGCGCGTTGAAGGGCGACGGGAAGCTCCTGTTTCTGGTCCCCCTCGTCGCGCTCGCCAACCAGAAGCACGAGGACTTCGAGGACCGCTACGGCGACCTGCTGGACGTCTCCATCCGCGTCGGCTCCTCGCGGGTGAACGACGACGGGAACCGCTTCGACCCGGGCGCCGACGTGATCGTCGGCACCTACGAGGGGATCGACCACGCGCTCCGGACCGGCAAGGACCTCGGCGACGTGGGGACGGTCGTCATCGACGAGGTCCACACCCTGAAGGAGGGCGAGCGCGGCCACCGCCTCGACGGGCTCATCTCGCGGCTGAAATACTACAGCGAGAACCGGATGGAGACGCACTCGGGCTACGACGGCACCCAGTTCGTCTACCTCTCGGCGACCGTCGGCAACCCCGAGTGGCTCGCGGAGAAGCTGCGCGCGACGCTCATCGAGTACGAGGAGCGCCCCGTCCCCATCGAGCGGCACGTCACGTTCGCGGACAGCCGGGAGAAGGCGCAGATCGCCGACAAGCTCGTCAAGCGGGAGTTCGACACGAAGTCGTCGAAGGGGTACCGCGGGCAGACGATCATCTTCACCAACTCGCGGCGGCGCTGCCACGAGATCAGCCGCAAGCTGCGGTACGACTCCGCGCCGTACCACGCCGGGCTCGACTACGGGCGCCGGAAGAAGGTCGAGCGCATGTTCGGCAATCAGGACCTCTCGGCGGTCGTCACCACCGCGGCGCTGGCCGCCGGCGTCGACTTCCCCGCCTCGCAGGTGATCTTCGACTCGCTGGCGATGGGGATCGAGTGGCTCTCGGTCCAGGAGTTCTCGCAGATGCTCGGGCGCGCGGGCCGACCGGACTACCACGACCGCGGCCGCGTCTACCTCCTCGTCGAGCCCGACGGCGTCTACCACGGCTCGATGGACCGCACGGAGGACGAGGTGGCGTTCACCCTCCTGAAAGGCGAGATGGAGGACGTGGCGACCCACTACGACGAGACCGCGGCCGCCGAGGAGACGCTCGCGAACGTCGTCGTGGCCGGCAAGAAGGCCAAGCGCCTCAACGACCGCATGATCGGCGAGGTCCCCACGAAGCACGCGCTCGGGAAGCTGTTAGAGTGGAACTTCATCGACGGCTTCGAGCCGACGCCGCTCGGCCGGGGCGTCACCAGACACTTCCTCGCGCCCGACGAGGCGTTCTTCATCCTCGACTCGGTCCGGAAGGGGACCGACCCGTACGACATCGTCGCCGACCTCGAACTGCGCGACGACGAGGAGTGA
- a CDS encoding DNA cytosine methyltransferase, whose translation MGADGDAGSDGASDADGARAASDDADAPVVAGFFSGCGGLDLGFERAGFDVALGSDQWEPAAQTYRRNFPDTEFVEEDVRELDAPAIREAVAGAGYDPDGIDVVIGGPPCQGFSRLNNEQIELDEMEKDRRNTLFEEFLRVVSVLEPQLVLMENVRDLINRQTSDDRYVKDLIVDEFAAHGYKCEYRVLEAEQYGVPQKRRRIFFMGTDRDVPIRFPEPTTPEGNWRTAGEALADATDDLPNMTYADTGEKTLERIRHVPPGGYYRDLPDRLKTKKYQCDCEDTDTCPHEPEIVKRYGTYLRRLDPDEPSLTVSTNVFIHPTEDRYLTPREMARLQTFPDEFVFEGTKTDVMKQIGNAVPVRLGEELANQIREYYPEVRDAPPADPDVYEQQSLTDLA comes from the coding sequence GTGGGCGCTGACGGCGACGCCGGGTCGGACGGCGCGAGCGACGCGGACGGCGCGCGCGCCGCGAGCGACGACGCCGACGCGCCGGTCGTCGCCGGCTTCTTCTCCGGCTGCGGCGGCCTCGATTTAGGCTTCGAGCGCGCCGGCTTCGACGTCGCCCTCGGCAGCGACCAGTGGGAGCCGGCCGCGCAGACGTACCGACGCAACTTCCCCGACACCGAGTTCGTCGAGGAGGACGTCCGCGAGCTCGACGCTCCGGCGATCCGCGAGGCGGTCGCAGGCGCTGGCTACGACCCCGACGGGATCGACGTGGTGATCGGCGGGCCGCCCTGTCAGGGGTTCAGCCGGCTCAACAACGAGCAGATCGAGCTCGACGAGATGGAGAAGGACCGCCGGAACACCCTCTTCGAGGAGTTCCTCCGGGTCGTCTCCGTCCTCGAACCGCAGCTGGTGTTGATGGAGAACGTCCGCGACCTTATCAACCGGCAGACCAGCGACGACCGGTACGTGAAGGACCTCATCGTCGACGAGTTCGCGGCGCACGGCTACAAGTGCGAGTACCGCGTGCTTGAGGCCGAGCAGTACGGCGTCCCCCAGAAGCGCCGCCGGATCTTCTTCATGGGGACCGACCGCGACGTGCCGATCCGGTTCCCGGAGCCGACGACGCCCGAGGGGAACTGGCGCACCGCCGGCGAGGCGCTCGCGGACGCGACCGACGACCTCCCGAACATGACGTACGCGGACACCGGCGAGAAGACGCTTGAACGCATCCGCCACGTCCCGCCGGGCGGCTACTACCGCGATCTCCCCGACCGCCTGAAGACGAAGAAGTACCAGTGCGACTGCGAGGACACCGACACCTGTCCCCACGAGCCGGAGATCGTCAAGCGGTACGGGACGTACCTCCGCCGGCTCGACCCCGACGAGCCCTCGCTGACGGTGAGCACGAACGTCTTCATCCACCCGACCGAGGACCGCTACCTCACCCCCCGCGAGATGGCGCGGCTCCAGACGTTCCCGGACGAGTTCGTCTTCGAGGGGACGAAGACCGATGTGATGAAACAGATCGGCAACGCGGTTCCGGTCCGGTTGGGCGAAGAATTGGCGAATCAGATCCGGGAGTACTACCCCGAGGTCCGCGACGCGCCACCCGCTGACCCCGACGTGTACGAACAGCAGTCGCTGACTGACTTGGCCTGA